The sequence GGAATAGCCCTCTTATTAATGGGATTATTCATGCCGGATAGAGGAGACGGCAATGGACCGGTGATGATGGCTGGGTTGGTCACCATGTCATTGGGATTGCCATTGGGGCATATGGATTTTCCCTTGCGCTTTAAAGGCAATAGTGGCGTACAGTGGTTTTCCATGGCGCTCCTCCTGTTTGGCGTTATTACCGTCGCTTTTGCGCTAACCGGTTCAGCAGCAGCTACCAACATCTTAACCGCCTATCTCGTTGCCTTTGTGCTGTATACCTGGGCAAGCGTGTTTGGGAAATAAGTGTGAAACCCATGCTCCGGGTGAAAAAAGTTCCTCAGCCTGTAACAAACCGGACGATATGACAACTAATACACCGGTTCACCCCCCGTGTAGCAGGAGGGGCCCCCGGGCCCGGAAGAGGCTTTATAAATAGTAAAATCCTGGTTAATACACTGTTGCAATGCCAATTAATATGGTATTTTTGCCCGGAATTTTAATAAAAAAGACAGCATGAGTTCACACGATCTGACCGTCATTATTATCATCTCGCTGCTGATTGTTCTATTACCCGCCGTAGGACTGTATAAAATGTTTGAAAAGGCTAAGATCCCGGCCTGGAAAGCTTTTGTACCCTTCCTCAATACCTGGGAAATTATCAAGGTAACCGGGATCAGGAAACACTGGTTCTTCTGGCAGTTCATTCCTGTTGTAGGCTGGTTTATCAGTTTGTGGTTATTGGTGGAGTTTGTGAAACTTTTTGGGAAATTCCGGTTCCTGCAGCATGCCGCTACCGTACTGCTGGGTTTTGCCTACCTGCCAGCCATTGGTTTCAATGACAAAGAGAAATATTACGGACCTGATATTGTTAAAAAACATAAGAAAACGGCTGCCCGGGAATGGATAGACGCCGGGGTATTTGCCGTGGTGGCTGCTACCCTCATACGCACTTTCGTTTTTGAGGCCTATACCATTCCCACTGGATCTATGGAAAAGACCCTGCTGGTAAATGACTTCCTTTTTGTAAGCAAGCTGAGCTATGGGCCGCGCATTCCGAATACGCCGCTGGCTGTTCCTTTTGTGCACCATACATTGCCAATAACGAATACCAAATCGTATTCTGAGCTCATCCATATTCCTTATACGCGCTGGTTTGCCAGTCCGATAAAACGGAACGATGTGGTGGTGTTTAACTTTCCGGCCGGTGATACGGTTATCAACCGGGATGAATACCAGTCTAAAAACCCTTACTACGATGTGGCCTGGGACCTGGGACGGGGAAATATG comes from Paraflavitalea devenefica and encodes:
- a CDS encoding S26 family signal peptidase → MSSHDLTVIIIISLLIVLLPAVGLYKMFEKAKIPAWKAFVPFLNTWEIIKVTGIRKHWFFWQFIPVVGWFISLWLLVEFVKLFGKFRFLQHAATVLLGFAYLPAIGFNDKEKYYGPDIVKKHKKTAAREWIDAGVFAVVAATLIRTFVFEAYTIPTGSMEKTLLVNDFLFVSKLSYGPRIPNTPLAVPFVHHTLPITNTKSYSELIHIPYTRWFASPIKRNDVVVFNFPAGDTVINRDEYQSKNPYYDVAWDLGRGNMDVGRQMILSNPEEYPLIIRPVDKQENYIKRCVAIAGDTLQIINGVLYVNGQPAFLPPKMQLSYTVTTKGQQLDYDALKEEYDFDKADESEIQPMGENHYWMLLTNEAKDKMIKNGLIDSIALYKRTDDKIFPRDGKHHWQVDDFGPLWVPKKGATITLNADNYSLYERAIRVYENNTLEMRNGKIFLNDQETNKYTFKMDYFWMMGDNRHSSQDSRFWGFVPEDHIVGEAWLIWMSWDKGVRWNRMFSSIH